Part of the Deinococcus roseus genome, GCGTCCCACCTGGGCCATGGCGGTGATGACTTCATCCGGGGGAATGAAGCTTTCCAGTTGTGCCAGGGCAAGCTGGGCACTGCTCACGGCATGCACGGCAAAGAAGGCGTTCCTGGACACGCAAGGCACTTCCACATAGCCTCCCACCGGGTCACAGACCAGGCCGATGGTGTTCATCAGAGCCATGGCTGCTGCATGCACAGCGGCTCTGGAGGTGCCTCCCAGCAGTTCCGTCACGGCTGCAGCAGCCATGGCTGCGCTGGACCCAATTTCGGCCTGACAGCCCCCGGCAGAACCAGAGATGTACATCTGACGGGAAATGGCCTTGCCGATGCCTGCAGCAAGAACCAGAGGCATCACCAGGGCTTCATCTTCAAGACCCAGGTGGTCTGCCACACCAATCAGGGCTCCGGGGATGGTGCCTGCACTGCCTGCAGTAGGGGCAGCCACAATGCGTCCCATGCGGGCATTTTCTTCGTTGACGGCCATGGCGTAGGCCTGCACCCGTTTGAGGAGGGGAGCATTCAGGGCATCTGGTGCATCCCACAGGCCTTTGGCATTCCAGCCGACCATTCCGGTGATGCTTCTGGCATCGGTTTTGAGGCCACGTTCGATGCTGTCGCGCATTTCAGCAATGCGGCTGCGCATCACCTGTTTGACCTCTTCGGCAGAGAGGCCATTTTCTTCGCAGTCGGTGTCCAGAACCCACTGGCTGGCGGGTGATGGGGCTTTTAAAATGTCGTCCAGGGTCATGGTGCTCCTCAGGGGGTTGAATCAGCGTGGATTGAATCAGAGGCGTTTGAAACCAGGCAGCATGCGAATCCAGCTGATCTCGGGAATGTGGGCAATTTTGCGAATGGCGTAATCGGAGAGGCCACTGTCCAGCACAATGCACATCAGGGCAGTTCCTCCTCTTTTTTCACGGGTGCAGGTCAGACTGGCGATGTTCACTTCATCGATGGCAATCAGGCCCGTGACCCGTGAAATCATGCCGTAGGCGTCCTGGTATTTCAGCAGCAGGGTCGGGGAAAAGCCATCGAAGGAGACTTTGAAGTGGTCCACCTCGATGACCTCGATGATGCCTCCTCCGGTGCTGGAGGCCATCACCTCGATGCTGGTCTGCCCCCCCTGCAAGGTGATCTGTGCGGTGTTGGGGTGCACGTTGCCCAGGTCGGTGTCCTGAAATTCAAAGTGCAGACCGGCTTTTTCAGCTTCCTGGAAGGCCTGAGGGAGGCGAGGATCGTGGGGCTCAAAGCCCAGCAAGCCTGCAATCAGGGCCAGATGGGTGCCGTGTCCCTTGCCGGTTTTGGCAAAGCTGGCATGCAAGCCAAGGTGGGCTTTTTCAGGGGTGTGGCCCAGCAGTTGTCTTGCTGCCAGGCCAATGCGGCAGGCTCCAGCTGTGTGGCTGCTGCTCGGGCCGATCATCACGGGGCCAATCATGTCCAGCAAACTCATATAGACAATTGTACTCCTTTGTATACCGTATACAAGTATACGATTCATCAAACCTGAATGCAGCCCCAAGGGATTGTACCGGGTCAAAAACATCACAGATTTTCAAAACAGTGCTCTATACACTTAAAACCATGCCCAGAAGGAAAATGATTCTCTTCTTTATGGTTCTTTTATGCACAACAGCACAGGCCCAGACCTCCAGCCAGATGCTGATTGACTTCATCAACACCTTTACCATCACCCGCGACCTGACCATCCAGCGGGACCTTCCTTACGGAGAAAACCCCAGGCAAAAACTGGATGTGTACCTGCCCAGACACAAAGGCAGCCATCCGGTGCTGGTTTTTGTGCACGGGGGCACCTGGCAGAAATACAAAAAAGAAGATTTCAAATTCATTGGAGAATCTTTTGCCAGAGCAGATTACGTGACTGTGGTGATCAATTACCGGCTGTACCCAGAAGTTCAATACCCGGCTTTCCTGCAGGACACTGCAAAAGCCCTCAGGTGGGTCAGGGACCATGTTCGGGAGCACTCAGGAGACCCAGATCGCATTTTCGTGATGGGGCACTCTGCAGGAGGCTACAACGCAGCCATGACCCTTACCGATCCAGGGTTCCTGCAGGCCGAAGGCCTGAAAGCCACCGACTTCAAAGGGATGATTGGCATCGCAGGCATCTATGACATTCCACCTCTGGATGGAGTGTTTCCAGAAGATGCAAGCCGCAAAGAGGTGATGCCTGTGTACCGGGTTTCCGGTCCCCTGCCACCCTTTTTGCTGATCAGTGCAGGAAATGACGATCTGGTGATGCCCGAAAACGCCACCAGACTGGCCAGAGCCCTGCAAGACAATGGCACCCCTGTGGAAACCGCCACCATTCCCGGTCTGGGTCACACCGACATCCTCGCCACCCTGGTGCGGCGCATTGCTGGGAACTTTCAGGTCAGGGAACAGATTCTGGAGTTCATGGAGAAGCAGCAGTGAATCCCACTTTGAACCCGGTTAAACAAAACACAATATTTTCCGTCCAAAAGGCTTAAACTGGCTGGCATGATTTGCAAATTTCTGCTGGCAGGTGCCCTGCTTTCCCTGCCCCTGGTGGCACAGGCCCAGGACTCCAAAACCGAACTCAACCTGCTCAACACCTTCACGGTCACCCGCGACCTGAAGTTTTATCAGAACCTGGCTTATGGTCCTGCAGCCCGCCAGAAACTCAACATTTACCTGCCCAGACAGAAAGGCACCCATCCGGTGGTGGTTTTTGTGCATGGAGGGTCGTGGCGCAATTACAACAAGGATGACTTTGAATTCGTGGGAGAATCCTTTGCCAGAGCGGGTTATGTGACGGTACTGATCAATTACCGTCTGGTACCGGATTTCTCTTACCCTGCTTTTGTGGAGGACACTGTCAAAGCTTTCAAATGGACAAAGGACCACATCGCTGAATACGCAGGCGATCCCCAGAACATCTTTGTGGTGGGGCATTCTGCAGGAGCTTACAACGTGGTGGAAGGCATCGTGAACGAAACCCTGCTTTCTGCAGAAGGCCTGAAAGCCAACGATTTCCGGGGTGTGGTGGGGATTGCAGGTCCTTATGACTTCGATCCCAAATACACCCCAGGGGTTTTTGGCACTCACCTGCAAACCGATGTGATGCCTGCAAGCCATGTGCATGGCAACCTGCCGCCTTTTCTGTTGCTGGTGGCCCAGAACGATGAACTGGTCGATCCCTCCAACGGCACCAGCATGGAAAAAGCCCTGCAGAAAAACGGCACCCCTGTTGAATTTGTGGTGGTCCCAAAAGTGAACCACGGGGAAATTGTGGGGGCACTGATGCGCAGGTTCTCAGGGTTTTTCCCTCCAGTTCGGGAAACCATTCTGAATTTTCTGCAGAAGAACCTCCGCAAGCCCTGATTTTGTCTGGTGGATCTGGCGTTTACAGCACCCTTTTTGAATAGTTGATAAAACTTGTTGACAATCAAAGCCTGTGTCCAGTACACTGGTTCCCACGTCAGAGACCTTCTGGCGCTCTTATCCCGAGTGATGAAAGGGACCTGACCCTGAGACCATCACAGCAACCGGTTCCCATTGCAACACGGTGCTTTCAGACCCGCCAGGGATGGCTGGAACGATAAGAGAAGGCATGGTTTGACACCCCATCCCCTTCTCAAAGCAGCAGACCACGATGTCTGTTTTCTGGGAGGGGGATTCATTTATCCCCCAAATTTTCACAAAGCCTCTGGCTGTCCAAGATCAGAGGAAGCCGATTCATAACATCTGAGAGGAGATTTTATGCCAAAGTTTGAGACCCTGCAGGTTCATGCTGGACAGACCCCCGACCCGACCACCCAGAGCCGCGCCACCCCCATTTACCAGACCACCAGTTACAACTTCGCAAACGCCGAACACGCTGCCAATCTGTTTGGGCTCAGGGCCTTTGGGAACATCTATTCCCGCATCCAGAACCCCACCAACGAGGTGCTGGAAAACCGCATTGCCGCCCTGGAAGGCGGAACGGGTGCTCTGGCGGTGTCCAGCGGTCATGCTGCCGTGCTGCTCAGCATCCTGACCCTGGCACAGCAGGGAGACAACATCGTCTCCACGCCCAACCTGTATGGTGGGACCTACAACCTCTTCAAGGTGACTTTGCCCCGTCTGGGCATCAGTGTGAAATTCACCTCCTCCGAAGAGCGCCCTGAAGAATTCGCCGCCCTGATTGATGAAAACACCAGGGGCGTGTTCCTGGAATCCATCGGGAACCCGGCCCTCAACATCCCTGACCTGCAAGAAATTGCACGCCTTTCCCACGAAAAAGGGGTGGCGGTACTGGTAGACAGCACTTTCGGACAGGGAGGCTACCTGATCCGGCCCATCGAGCACGGCGCAGACATCGTGATTCACAGCGCCAGCAAATGGATTGGCGGACACGGACAGGCCATCGGGGGACTGATTGTGGATGGGGGCAAATTCAACTGGGCCAATGGCCGTTACCCCCTCTTCACCGAACCCAGCCCTGGCTACCACGGCCTGAAGTTCTGGGAGGTCTTCGGAGAAGGCAACCCCCTCGGGCTTCCCAACATCGCCTTCATCATCCGGGCACGGGTGGAAAACCTGCGCGACCTGGGCACCACCTTAAGCCCCCACCATGCCAGCCTGTTCATCACAGGTCTGGAAACCCTGTCCCTCAGGGCAGAGCGCCACATTCAGAACACCCACAAACTGGCTGAATTTCTGGAAAAACACCCCGAAGTGGAGAAGGTCATTCACCCGGATCTGCCTTCCCACCCGCACCACCATCTGGCCAAAAAATACTTTCCACATGGAGCAGGCAGCATCCTGGGCTTTGAATTGAAAGGCGGACGGGCTGCCGGAGAAGCCTTCGTGAACAACGTCAAACTGGCCTCTTTGCTGGCCAACGTGGGAGACACCAAAACCCTGGTGATTCACCCGGCCAGCACCACCCACAGCCAGCTTTCCGAAGCCGAGCAACGCACTGCAGGGGTCACCCCCGGTCTGGTGCGCATCTCGGTGGGCATCGAACACATCGATGACATCATTGCAGATGTCGAGCAGGCCCTGAACAAAGTGCCAGCGCTGGTTTAAGAGCGGTCAGCCGTCAGCCATCAGCAGTCAGATTCTTTCGGTGTGTTCATGGTCGGGAAAACATCCCATCGGAACCACACCAGATGCAACAGGCTTTTGCAGGCATGATGAAACAGAAAACCCCTGAAGCAAACACTTCAGGGGTTCTTTTTGCACTTTTCAGGGCAACAGATCCAGCGTCAGGGTGGTGGTCTCTGTGATGGTGCCTTTGCCTGCAGGGTGGCTGCCCGAATAGGATTTCACACCCAGGATGGTGGTGTGGGGCAATTGCCAGTGTTTGATCAGCAGTCCTGCCTGTGGGTTGGGATCCAGCAGGGTGCCCAGTTCGCCCTCGTGCGCCCCAATGAAAGGTGAGGTCCAGGCATCAATGGGTGGAACAGGACCAGGTGCGGGGCAATGCAACTCCATCATGGGGGCAACTCCGCCTCCGGTGGGTTTTCCGACCTGCAAGAGCATTTTCAGGTCTTCGCTGTCCGGGTCATCAATCACCAGATGCACCACAGCCTGTCCAGGCGTGCCCGAAACCGTGCACTTTTTGGGGTCCAGGGAAAGCTGTTTCACATTGATGACGCCACTTCCCCGGTAGCCTTTCAGGGTTTCCCCTTCAAAGTAGGCTTCCAGTGGGAATTCGGACTGAACCACCATGCGGGTACCTCCCCCATCGCCAGACAGTCTGAGGTCTGAATCCATCAGAAATTTCAGTTTTGGAGGCTCGTAGTAATTCACAGTGATGCGCTGGTCTGCTGTTGCAGCTTTCCCACTGGAACGCACTGCAGCCTCAATGCCACGCAGGTCAGAAAGCAGTCCGGTCAGTTGCACCCCAATTCGGCCAATGTCGCTCTTGCGTTTCACCCGGTAGGCCCTGGGGGTTTTGTCGTCTTTTGTGCGGTACGTGGCGGTGGCAGAGCCCGTGTCGTCGGTGTGGGTGGGTTTGATGTCCAGGTCGCCATGTTTTTGCAGGGTGTCGTCCAGTTGCCATTCCAGACTGGTGTTTTTCGCATCCCCTGGATCGGGAACCTTGCAACCCAGGTCTCCCAGCAGGGTTTTCACATCCACAATCCCGAACAGCACGTTTTTGGAGTAATCGTCCTGAAACTGGACTTTCAGTTTCACAGTGGTCAGGAAAGGTCTGGAGGCATCATCGGGGAGTTTGCGGTACAGGTTGGGCTTCTCTACGGACAGGTCCAGTTTGAAGCCATACAGGGTCAGACTGGAACACAGCGCGTCTCTGGGCAAATCTTTCCAGGAGGTGCTGGAGCCCAGCAAATCCTGCAGGGGTCCGCCAACCAGGGTGCTCTGGGCTTTGCCTGCAGGCATGCCTTTCACCCAGTCGGTGAGCCAGTCCGTCCAGAGCAGGGCAAACAGATTGAAGTGGTTCCGGGGTTTCTGGGCCACAGCCAGCGGATGGTTCTGCACCCCGATCAGCACGTTCAAAAGGGCCATTTGCAAGGGGTCAAGAAAACCATCTCCCCACACTGAAGTGCTGCTGACCCCATCGCGAAGGGTGCGCTCCTGTCCCAGCAGCAGGATGTAGGCCAGCACGGTTTCTTCGGGTGAAAAAGAGTTCTGGTCAGCAAGACCTTGCAAGGCACAATTCAGATCGGTTTTGAAGGTCACGCCACGCTGTTTGAGGAGGTCCAGATAAGACTTCACCCCGATCAGGTTGCCCTGCTGGAAAGCCCGGTTCATCAGGGCAAGTTGCAAATCTGGAACCAGCATTTTGCTCTGTTTGAGTTGTGGCACGCTCTGGGCCAGAGGCAGCACGGGAATCCCCAGCGCCTCAAAACGCTTCTTCAAAAAGCCTGAAATGTCTTCCCCTGCATCCACACGGTCATACAGGTCTTTTGCATCCTGCACCAGATCTGCCCTGGACACTGGCCCTCCCTTCCAGGAAGGCGCAGCACAGGCTGTGACCACAGGAAGCGGCTCAGGTGGGCTGACCGGAAGCACAACAGGGGCAGCAACAGCATCCTGGGCAGTCAAAACATAAGCTCCATTTTGACGGACCACCGTCAGTTTCAACTGGTCCGTCAGGTCTGAAAGCAAAAAGTAGGGCTGGTTGTTCCTGAGGCTGAATTTGAGTTGCAACACTTTCCCCTGGTACTGCACCTTGATGCTGAGGGTGGAGGGGTCAATGCCCAGAAACTGCCCTCCTGCCGCCTGCCAGAAGGGAATTGCAGACACCCACACCTGATTCCCCTGCTGTTCTGCATCTGCCTGAATGGGGGTGTTCAGCAGGTTGATCTGGGTGGGGGCCGCCAGGGCCAGTGAGCCAAACGCCAGTGCAGTCAAAAGGATGCGTTTCATGGGGTCTTCCTCCGGGATGCTTTTTCGATGTGTTTTCTGACGATGTGTTTTCTGACGGTGTGAAGATGCTGACCTGATGATGCCTCTGCAACATAAATGCCAGACAAAGTTTCTTCAGGTCAGGACCAGCGCAAACACATTTGCCTGAGATGCTGTCAGTCTAGGGGCTTTTCGGGAAACCAGACCGACTGCCGTCACAGGGGGCTTGGGGAAGTTTTAATGGTTTTGCTGAAGCAAAACGCCGAGGGCACAGGGCAGAAAGCACAGGGCAGAAAGCATGTGCTTGTCCCCGTATGCCCTCAACACCTACCTCAAGAATGTGGTGGCGTACGGGGACCGAATGCTGGAGATCAACATCAAAACTGACTCCAGCACATCACTTAAACCCTATGCACCCCAGAATCTCTGACGTTTTAAAAAGCCTTCTGCCTTCTGCTTTTGGCCCTCGGCTCTCGGCCCTGTGCTTTCTGCCCTGTGCCCTCGGCCCCATCACAAAAACGACTCCCCCTGCTTGAAACTGTCCTCCAGAAACAGTCCATTGGCCAGCATCTTCTGGGCATCTCCCGAGAGCACACTGGCGGTCAGGGCCTGCATTCCGCTTTCCAGCACGTCCAGTTGTTCCAGCAGGATCACTTTGGCGGTTTTGCCGTCTTTGATGGGGTGCAGGTTGGCGAAAGCCGAGGGCAAATTCACGTAATTCTGCAGGGTGGTGGGGAGGTAATCCAGGGCCATCTGGCGCACCGAGTAGGCTTCTTTGCTGCCCCCCAGGGGCTTCAGTCTGGGGAGAAGTTCATCAATCAAGGACTCGATGGTTTCCACTTTTTCGATGGCTTCTTTGGGGAGTTTTTTGCGGTAGCTCTGGATCACGGTGTCCAGGTGGTTTCTGATCTCCTGGTCGCTGACCTGTTTGCGCTGGCTGCCGTAGGTTTCCTGGGGCGTGATGGTCACCCCAATCAGGTACAGTCCGGGGATGATCACGTACCAGAGGGAATTGATGCCCACAAAGTACAGCAGCAGACCGACGAGGGCCAGGGTGGTGCCCACCAGGTTTTTTCGGGAGTAAAGGTAAAGAAAAAGATTCATGCAGGTCTCCCTTTCAGCTTACTGGTAACTGCGGATTTCCTTGAAGACCTTCGCCAGTGAGTCCCGACCATTGAAGACCTTGCCTCCGGTGTCTGAAGCCAGACGGTTCATGTCCTGGTCGTCGCTTTCTCCGAAGAGGATCGGGAAGGTGCGCACCTGTCTGAGGTCTGCAGGGTACATCTGGAAGGTGTTCTCGAAGCCGCTGAGGTCCAGACCGGAGTTGTTCTCTCCGTCGCTCATCACCACGATGGTGTAGGTGCGGTTGGGATCGGCTTGCATTTCCCGACCTGCCAGATCATAAGCTGCCCGGAGGGCGCTGTAGATGCCCGTTCCGCCATCTGCCTGCAGCCCGTTGATGTAGTTCTGGATCTCAAAGTTGTCCTGTTTGCTCTGGATCAGAAAGGTTTTTTCGGGCAGGGTGTAGCTGTTGAAGGGGATAAAGGTGACTTTCTCGCGGTTCTGGAAGCTGGCGTAACGCCCGGTCAGGCTGGTGTCCTGTCCGGCCAGGTTGCTGATGGAGCTTTTGAGGTTTGAAAGCCTGTCTCCCCCCATGCTGCCACTGACGTCCAGCACGAAGATGGCGTGTGCGGGTTTGCGCTGCTCACTGAAATAGCTGGCCAGAATGTTCTGCACTTCAGCAGCCGTGGCCGGGAAAGGCAGTTCAACCAGCAGGGCATTGGGAAAGATGCTGGAAAGGGGCACATCGGTGCTGGCGGGTCTGCGCAGGGTCAGTTCCATGATCTTGCGCTGCACATCGGGTTGCTTTAAATAGTCCACCACTTTCTGGTAGGACGCCTGCTGGTCCTTGTTGAGCAGCATCAGGGGGTAATCTGCGGTGACAATCCCTTCCTGGGGATAAATCGGGTCCAGACGCTCTGTCAGTTTTCCTGACTGGTTGAGGCTTAAAATCACCGATTCGTAATTGACCATGCCGTCCAGCTTGCCCTGGTCCTGCACGAAAGCATCCGAGAGCCACCCACTGCTGCCCGCTGTGAGGGCCTGCCCTTTGAAAAAATCTTTTAAAGCGTTTTTGTCTTTGAGGGCTGCATTCAGACCCATCAGGGCCGTGAACCCACTGTTGCTGGCACTTGGGTTGGTCATGGCGAATTTCAGCTCACCGGTGCTGGCTTTCTGGGCGATGTCATCCCAGGTGACGGGTTTGTCTTTGTTCAGCCAGCCCCAGGCCTGGGCCTTGCTGTGTTTGACCCCCAGCACCACCGGAGAGAGCATGATGCGTTCCTGCTGCACCACCTTGTTGCGCGCCACCAGGTTCAGGTATTTGCCGTGTGAGAACCAGGCCAGGTCTGCAGGGTCTCCGGTGGTGATTTTTTCCACTCCATCCAGTGTTCCCACGTATTGCAGGTTCAGGGTGATGCCTGTTTCCTTTTGCATGGCGTCAAAGATGGAGGTCAGGTCTTTCAGTTCAGAGCCTGCCAGCACATTCAGGGTGGTGTTTTTGTTCTGGCCACAGGCAGCCAGCAGCAGGGGAAGCACCATCCACAACGCTTTTTGCATGGGTTTCTTGAGGGGTTTTCTGATGTGGGTTTCTGGCATAAAATCCTTTAAAGTTTGAATCCACTGTCCTGAAGGGCTGCACCCTGCGCCATTGCACTTTGCCTGCTGCGGTCCATGTAGGTCTGGGCTTTCTGCACTTCCTCGGTGAGCACATTCACGGTTTTTTGCATGCTGTCCAGCGCTTTCAGTTTGTAGCTGCTGACCTGATCCATGGTGCTGTAGATGTTCTGGAAGGCGTTCCTGAGCTGGTCGATGTTCACAGAGGCATTCATGCTCTGCTGGGTGACCTGCTCGGTCTGGCGTTGCAAAAGCCGCGATGTGGATTCGATCAGGTTGCTGGTGGTGGTGTTCAGGGCGTTGATCTGGTCCAGCACCAGTTTCTGGTTGGCCAGGGCCTGCGCCACGATCACAGCGGTCCTGAGCGCCATCACGGTGGTGGTGCTGGCCCGGTCCA contains:
- a CDS encoding L-serine ammonia-lyase, iron-sulfur-dependent, subunit beta, which gives rise to MTLDDILKAPSPASQWVLDTDCEENGLSAEEVKQVMRSRIAEMRDSIERGLKTDARSITGMVGWNAKGLWDAPDALNAPLLKRVQAYAMAVNEENARMGRIVAAPTAGSAGTIPGALIGVADHLGLEDEALVMPLVLAAGIGKAISRQMYISGSAGGCQAEIGSSAAMAAAAVTELLGGTSRAAVHAAAMALMNTIGLVCDPVGGYVEVPCVSRNAFFAVHAVSSAQLALAQLESFIPPDEVITAMAQVGRMMPLQLKETAEGGLAQTPFAQGFLKDLEKSQK
- the sdaAB gene encoding L-serine ammonia-lyase, iron-sulfur-dependent subunit beta, producing MSLLDMIGPVMIGPSSSHTAGACRIGLAARQLLGHTPEKAHLGLHASFAKTGKGHGTHLALIAGLLGFEPHDPRLPQAFQEAEKAGLHFEFQDTDLGNVHPNTAQITLQGGQTSIEVMASSTGGGIIEVIEVDHFKVSFDGFSPTLLLKYQDAYGMISRVTGLIAIDEVNIASLTCTREKRGGTALMCIVLDSGLSDYAIRKIAHIPEISWIRMLPGFKRL
- a CDS encoding alpha/beta hydrolase, which codes for MILFFMVLLCTTAQAQTSSQMLIDFINTFTITRDLTIQRDLPYGENPRQKLDVYLPRHKGSHPVLVFVHGGTWQKYKKEDFKFIGESFARADYVTVVINYRLYPEVQYPAFLQDTAKALRWVRDHVREHSGDPDRIFVMGHSAGGYNAAMTLTDPGFLQAEGLKATDFKGMIGIAGIYDIPPLDGVFPEDASRKEVMPVYRVSGPLPPFLLISAGNDDLVMPENATRLARALQDNGTPVETATIPGLGHTDILATLVRRIAGNFQVREQILEFMEKQQ
- a CDS encoding alpha/beta hydrolase — protein: MICKFLLAGALLSLPLVAQAQDSKTELNLLNTFTVTRDLKFYQNLAYGPAARQKLNIYLPRQKGTHPVVVFVHGGSWRNYNKDDFEFVGESFARAGYVTVLINYRLVPDFSYPAFVEDTVKAFKWTKDHIAEYAGDPQNIFVVGHSAGAYNVVEGIVNETLLSAEGLKANDFRGVVGIAGPYDFDPKYTPGVFGTHLQTDVMPASHVHGNLPPFLLLVAQNDELVDPSNGTSMEKALQKNGTPVEFVVVPKVNHGEIVGALMRRFSGFFPPVRETILNFLQKNLRKP
- a CDS encoding O-acetylhomoserine aminocarboxypropyltransferase/cysteine synthase family protein; translated protein: MPKFETLQVHAGQTPDPTTQSRATPIYQTTSYNFANAEHAANLFGLRAFGNIYSRIQNPTNEVLENRIAALEGGTGALAVSSGHAAVLLSILTLAQQGDNIVSTPNLYGGTYNLFKVTLPRLGISVKFTSSEERPEEFAALIDENTRGVFLESIGNPALNIPDLQEIARLSHEKGVAVLVDSTFGQGGYLIRPIEHGADIVIHSASKWIGGHGQAIGGLIVDGGKFNWANGRYPLFTEPSPGYHGLKFWEVFGEGNPLGLPNIAFIIRARVENLRDLGTTLSPHHASLFITGLETLSLRAERHIQNTHKLAEFLEKHPEVEKVIHPDLPSHPHHHLAKKYFPHGAGSILGFELKGGRAAGEAFVNNVKLASLLANVGDTKTLVIHPASTTHSQLSEAEQRTAGVTPGLVRISVGIEHIDDIIADVEQALNKVPALV
- a CDS encoding substrate-binding and vWA domain-containing protein → MPETHIRKPLKKPMQKALWMVLPLLLAACGQNKNTTLNVLAGSELKDLTSIFDAMQKETGITLNLQYVGTLDGVEKITTGDPADLAWFSHGKYLNLVARNKVVQQERIMLSPVVLGVKHSKAQAWGWLNKDKPVTWDDIAQKASTGELKFAMTNPSASNSGFTALMGLNAALKDKNALKDFFKGQALTAGSSGWLSDAFVQDQGKLDGMVNYESVILSLNQSGKLTERLDPIYPQEGIVTADYPLMLLNKDQQASYQKVVDYLKQPDVQRKIMELTLRRPASTDVPLSSIFPNALLVELPFPATAAEVQNILASYFSEQRKPAHAIFVLDVSGSMGGDRLSNLKSSISNLAGQDTSLTGRYASFQNREKVTFIPFNSYTLPEKTFLIQSKQDNFEIQNYINGLQADGGTGIYSALRAAYDLAGREMQADPNRTYTIVVMSDGENNSGLDLSGFENTFQMYPADLRQVRTFPILFGESDDQDMNRLASDTGGKVFNGRDSLAKVFKEIRSYQ